The following proteins come from a genomic window of Proteiniphilum propionicum:
- the argG gene encoding argininosuccinate synthase, whose amino-acid sequence MKQKVVLAFSGGLDTSFCVPWLINEKGLEVHTVIVNTGGFSDDESKRIEERALTLGATSHTCIDAVDDYYAKGIRYLIFGNVLKNNTYPLSVSSERFFQAMAVMEHVKKLNADFVAHGSTGAGNDQIRFDLVFEVLAPEVKIIAPIRELALSRQQEIDYLKEKGFDFSWEKSKYSINQGIWGTSVGGVETLKSSGVLPEEAYPSQVTDWGTERITIGFEKGEPLILNGEKMNPVNLIHALHQKASKYGIGRDVHVGDTIIGTKGRVAFEAPAPLIIVKAHHLLEKHVLTKQQLYWKDQLSNWYGQLMHEAQYLEPVMRNIETFLNDTQKFVSGEVEVELRPYHFAVLGCSSDYDLMSPRFGEYGETNKSFSGEDVVGFTKVTANPLKIYYTIHDND is encoded by the coding sequence ATGAAACAAAAAGTAGTTTTAGCATTCAGCGGCGGCCTGGACACGTCGTTCTGTGTACCATGGCTCATTAACGAAAAAGGGCTGGAAGTACATACGGTAATAGTTAATACCGGAGGCTTCTCCGATGATGAGTCGAAACGCATTGAAGAGCGTGCTCTCACACTGGGTGCCACATCACACACATGCATTGATGCTGTTGATGATTATTATGCAAAAGGCATCAGGTACCTGATATTCGGGAATGTGTTAAAAAACAACACTTATCCTTTGTCTGTAAGCTCGGAGCGATTCTTTCAGGCTATGGCAGTAATGGAGCATGTAAAAAAACTGAATGCCGATTTCGTTGCACACGGGAGTACCGGTGCCGGAAACGACCAGATACGTTTCGACCTGGTGTTTGAAGTGCTTGCACCTGAAGTAAAAATAATTGCTCCCATCAGAGAGCTGGCACTTTCGCGCCAGCAGGAGATAGATTATCTGAAAGAGAAGGGATTCGACTTCTCCTGGGAGAAATCTAAATACTCAATCAACCAGGGTATATGGGGAACAAGCGTAGGAGGTGTGGAGACTCTTAAATCGTCGGGAGTACTGCCCGAAGAGGCCTACCCGTCGCAGGTTACCGACTGGGGTACTGAACGAATTACAATTGGTTTTGAAAAGGGAGAGCCTCTCATTCTGAACGGAGAGAAGATGAATCCCGTAAATCTGATACACGCCTTGCATCAGAAAGCTTCGAAATATGGTATCGGTCGCGATGTGCATGTGGGCGACACCATTATTGGAACAAAAGGGCGCGTAGCCTTCGAAGCGCCGGCACCACTGATTATTGTAAAGGCTCATCACCTGCTCGAGAAGCATGTTCTTACCAAGCAGCAGCTCTACTGGAAAGATCAGCTTTCCAACTGGTATGGCCAGCTGATGCATGAAGCTCAGTACCTGGAGCCGGTTATGCGTAATATTGAAACATTCCTCAACGATACACAGAAATTTGTCTCGGGTGAAGTGGAGGTGGAACTGCGCCCCTATCATTTCGCGGTTTTAGGCTGCTCAAGTGATTATGATCTTATGAGCCCAAGATTCGGTGAGTACGGAGAGACAAACAAATCGTTTTCGGGAGAGGATGTAGTGGGATTTACGAAAGTTACTGCCAATCCGTTAAAAATATATTATACCATTCACGACAATGATTAA